From Paenibacillus polymyxa, the proteins below share one genomic window:
- a CDS encoding GIY-YIG nuclease family protein encodes MGKKLTIFLVDGSETGPRTIEIGNWSGKALYSQRSSLPKIIERPEFNRPGVYILKSLPNNDNYNERIYIGEAENLKKRLKQHLADSEKDFIEFVAFISKDEMLTKSHIKYLESRIISLSKDAKTAEIDNAVQPELTTLPEADISDMEYFLEQMKLIFPVVNFMFLVPSTLKQSNDNIISSPQVSSDIIYTLKSKRASAKLIETEKGYVVLSGSQSCKQTSSSISEGWIKQRNKLIETGVLIDGGEFYIFNENAIFSSISAATAVVLGRQAAGPVEWIDVNGRTFKQNQEKKFESESNEE; translated from the coding sequence GTGGGAAAAAAACTAACTATATTTCTTGTGGATGGATCAGAAACAGGACCTAGAACAATTGAAATCGGTAATTGGTCAGGTAAGGCTTTATATTCACAGCGTTCTTCTTTGCCTAAAATCATAGAGCGACCCGAATTTAATAGACCAGGAGTCTATATTCTAAAATCTTTACCTAACAACGACAACTATAATGAACGCATATACATAGGTGAAGCAGAGAATCTTAAAAAGAGATTAAAGCAACACTTAGCGGATTCAGAAAAGGATTTTATCGAATTTGTAGCCTTTATAAGCAAGGATGAAATGCTTACTAAATCTCATATCAAGTATTTAGAATCTCGAATTATTTCTTTGTCTAAGGATGCGAAAACAGCCGAAATTGATAATGCTGTACAGCCTGAGTTAACAACTCTCCCTGAAGCTGATATTTCAGATATGGAATACTTTTTAGAGCAGATGAAGTTGATTTTTCCAGTAGTTAATTTTATGTTCTTGGTTCCTTCTACCCTTAAACAATCAAATGATAATATAATTTCATCACCTCAGGTTAGTAGTGATATCATATACACGCTAAAAAGCAAAAGAGCTTCTGCTAAATTGATAGAAACTGAAAAAGGCTACGTAGTTCTATCTGGATCTCAAAGCTGTAAACAGACGTCAAGTTCAATTTCCGAGGGATGGATCAAGCAGAGAAACAAATTGATAGAAACTGGAGTTCTGATTGATGGCGGGGAATTTTATATATTTAATGAGAATGCGATTTTCTCCAGTATCAGTGCAGCGACTGCTGTAGTATTAGGCCGTCAAGCAGCAGGCCCTGTAGAGTGGATAGATGTTAACGGAAGAACGTTTAAGCAAAATCAAGAAAAGAAATTTGAAAGTGAAAGCAATGAAGAGTAA
- a CDS encoding DUF2691 family protein, whose amino-acid sequence MNRGISFEIPNSYGNHLGEILKPIDITTFSWFIGGEESYFIVDDTLGGSLFPDMVTGMDGEDLKKIIDYNKYYLIFANLKAYPKGANIIDVMSYEEYIASECQIILLVIDSVYITVYCKDFEKLEDLYDHIKRKGYKSLEYITDENDTRTRLSVW is encoded by the coding sequence ATGAATAGAGGCATAAGTTTTGAAATTCCAAATTCTTATGGAAACCATCTTGGAGAGATTTTAAAGCCAATAGATATAACTACTTTCAGTTGGTTTATTGGTGGAGAAGAGTCATATTTTATTGTTGATGATACTTTAGGGGGTAGTCTCTTTCCAGACATGGTTACTGGAATGGATGGAGAAGATCTTAAAAAGATTATTGATTACAACAAGTACTACTTAATATTTGCGAATTTAAAGGCGTATCCAAAAGGAGCAAATATAATAGATGTAATGTCATATGAAGAATATATTGCGAGTGAGTGTCAGATTATTCTTCTTGTGATTGATAGCGTGTACATAACAGTTTACTGCAAAGACTTTGAAAAACTTGAGGACTTATATGATCACATAAAGAGAAAGGGATATAAATCTCTGGAATATATAACTGATGAAAATGATACAAGGACAAGACTATCAGTTTGGTGA
- a CDS encoding helix-turn-helix domain-containing protein: MISYKPFQKLLIDREIKKQDLLKMTGISSATMAKLNTNEYVSLEVIDKLCTALGCQPGDLLEHIAEQ, from the coding sequence ATGATTAGTTATAAACCTTTTCAAAAATTATTGATCGACAGAGAGATTAAGAAGCAGGATTTATTGAAAATGACAGGTATCTCGTCTGCAACAATGGCGAAACTCAATACGAACGAATATGTGTCATTAGAAGTGATTGATAAATTATGTACGGCTTTAGGTTGTCAGCCAGGAGATTTATTGGAACATATAGCAGAACAATGA
- a CDS encoding DUF2569 family protein has translation MQLSQNSMSGIKGWLLFFVIYSFYLLISNLIGLYFEFYIYMLVGTIGWNLARNISVGIYLFSEVLIIVSLVLILKKKRKGPNIIIQIEIITIIFGFLNFILTINKIDELPSLISTIIFGSIWILYFKNSKRVKATFES, from the coding sequence ATGCAATTATCTCAGAATAGTATGAGTGGAATTAAAGGCTGGCTGCTTTTCTTTGTGATCTATTCTTTTTATCTACTTATAAGTAATTTAATAGGTCTTTATTTCGAATTTTATATTTATATGTTAGTTGGAACAATTGGTTGGAATCTTGCTAGAAATATTTCTGTCGGAATATATTTATTTTCTGAAGTCTTAATTATTGTTTCTCTAGTGCTTATATTGAAGAAGAAAAGGAAAGGACCAAATATAATAATTCAAATTGAAATAATCACTATAATATTTGGATTTTTAAACTTCATTCTCACAATTAACAAAATAGATGAACTCCCAAGTTTAATCTCTACAATTATTTTTGGATCAATATGGATTTTGTATTTTAAAAACTCAAAACGAGTCAAAGCAACATTTGAAAGTTAA
- a CDS encoding GNAT family N-acetyltransferase → MELKLVPVSPEDKSTLINLYELYEYDFSKYTGRDVDRNGKFEVNIDYYWEGDERWNPFFIEVADTIVGFIVVLFENMDTDPDPTHVIYDFMILQKYRRSGMGRKAAIMAFNMYKANWLVSQMEENITAITFWRSVINEFKKGNYTERYREERKKYIQEFTTKI, encoded by the coding sequence ATGGAATTGAAACTTGTCCCAGTAAGCCCTGAAGATAAAAGTACACTAATTAATTTGTATGAATTGTACGAGTATGACTTCAGCAAATATACAGGTCGAGATGTAGATAGAAACGGAAAATTTGAAGTGAACATAGATTATTATTGGGAGGGCGACGAACGGTGGAATCCATTTTTTATAGAAGTAGCAGATACAATCGTTGGCTTTATAGTAGTCCTTTTTGAGAATATGGATACTGATCCAGATCCGACACATGTGATATACGATTTTATGATTTTACAGAAATATAGAAGATCAGGTATGGGGCGTAAAGCAGCAATAATGGCATTTAACATGTATAAAGCGAATTGGTTAGTTTCTCAGATGGAAGAAAATATTACGGCAATAACCTTTTGGAGAAGCGTAATAAATGAATTTAAAAAAGGCAATTACACGGAAAGATATAGAGAAGAACGAAAAAAATATATTCAAGAGTTCACTACAAAGATCTAA
- a CDS encoding phosphotransferase produces MIEYNIETINRLFQQHHINDEIVSFQSLSGTTSGIVLKLESKHGIKYILKSDTPIQIELVEHLLHTYKHSVLLPKVLLSAQDKSYFVYTFIDGITHFNRSKKRNWMRILVKELLNQYVEHQGENTWGRIEFPRETWKEFNEISIEEARMNLKNVLSPEDYQYVKLMSKKLFNDDSKQGNKYLLHGDTGVHNFVFNDSTLIGVIDPSPMVGPIIYDFLYAFCSSPDDINTDTLFAASDLLEQGNVERTRLIKETLIHLYCRIGLSVRHHPNDLTEYIQAWGYWKQLCKQIDEGTGII; encoded by the coding sequence ATGATTGAATATAATATCGAAACGATTAATAGATTGTTTCAACAGCACCATATAAATGATGAGATTGTAAGTTTTCAAAGCCTATCAGGAACAACTTCTGGAATAGTTTTAAAATTAGAATCAAAGCATGGAATTAAGTACATTTTGAAGTCTGATACTCCAATCCAGATTGAATTAGTTGAACATTTGCTTCATACCTATAAGCATTCAGTATTATTACCTAAAGTTCTTTTATCAGCCCAAGATAAGTCATATTTTGTTTATACATTCATTGATGGTATAACTCATTTTAATCGTAGTAAAAAAAGAAATTGGATGAGAATCCTAGTAAAAGAACTGCTCAACCAATATGTTGAACATCAGGGGGAAAATACATGGGGAAGAATAGAATTCCCTCGAGAAACATGGAAGGAATTTAATGAAATTAGCATTGAAGAAGCAAGAATGAATCTGAAGAATGTATTATCGCCAGAAGACTATCAATACGTAAAATTAATGTCAAAAAAACTATTTAATGATGATTCAAAGCAAGGAAATAAGTATTTATTGCATGGGGATACAGGCGTTCATAATTTTGTTTTTAATGATTCAACACTAATTGGTGTGATTGATCCGTCACCGATGGTGGGACCAATCATATATGATTTTTTATATGCATTTTGTTCTTCACCTGATGATATTAATACTGATACTTTGTTTGCCGCATCGGATTTACTTGAACAAGGTAATGTTGAGAGAACCAGATTAATTAAGGAAACACTGATACATCTTTATTGTCGAATAGGACTTAGTGTACGGCATCATCCAAATGACTTGACTGAATATATACAGGCATGGGGATATTGGAAACAATTGTGTAAGCAAATCGATGAAGGCACTGGCATCATCTAA
- a CDS encoding GNAT family N-acetyltransferase, translating to MGVLLKNIDKTNWTKCIFLTTDPDNNHYLLEKFVASNAVSIAQSKIERGWITKAIYDGDTIVGFAMYGYSEEKDFFEICRLMIDHKFQRQGFGKKALSLIIEEMSKNKQCSEIYISFEPENYSAKKLYEEFGFENTGKILDDEMLYCLKI from the coding sequence GTGGGAGTTTTATTAAAGAACATTGATAAAACAAATTGGACAAAATGCATTTTTCTAACGACTGATCCTGATAACAATCATTATCTTTTAGAGAAGTTTGTAGCTTCAAATGCTGTTTCAATTGCACAATCAAAGATAGAGCGAGGATGGATAACCAAAGCTATTTATGATGGGGACACCATTGTAGGATTTGCAATGTATGGATATTCAGAAGAAAAGGATTTTTTTGAAATATGCCGTTTAATGATTGATCATAAATTTCAGCGTCAAGGGTTTGGTAAAAAGGCGTTAAGTCTAATCATCGAAGAGATGAGCAAGAATAAGCAATGCTCTGAAATCTATATATCATTTGAACCCGAAAACTACTCTGCAAAAAAACTATATGAAGAATTTGGATTTGAAAACACAGGAAAAATCTTAGATGATGAAATGCTTTATTGCTTGAAGATATAG
- a CDS encoding NUDIX domain-containing protein, translating to MIGQQQPQKYHVLARGVILSNNHLLVAHCIGMDNTFLPGGHVELHESIRTSLYREINEELGLISEVGPYIGAVEAEHEDEGTYHQEINHVFTARLENADYRKNPESKESHLEFYWIPINEMDQHNLLPQPMRKIVQNYINDVKGPYLESTFKEIE from the coding sequence ATGATAGGGCAACAACAACCACAAAAGTACCATGTGCTGGCTCGAGGAGTCATATTGAGCAATAATCATCTTTTGGTTGCTCACTGCATAGGCATGGATAACACCTTTTTACCAGGAGGACATGTTGAGCTTCATGAAAGTATTAGAACATCTTTATATAGAGAGATAAATGAAGAACTTGGTTTAATAAGTGAAGTCGGGCCTTACATAGGAGCAGTAGAAGCGGAACACGAAGATGAAGGAACATATCATCAAGAGATAAATCATGTTTTTACTGCTAGATTAGAAAACGCAGATTATCGAAAGAATCCAGAATCAAAAGAAAGCCATTTAGAATTTTATTGGATACCTATAAATGAGATGGATCAGCATAATCTCCTTCCTCAACCTATGAGAAAGATTGTTCAGAACTATATAAATGATGTTAAAGGGCCTTATTTGGAGAGCACATTTAAAGAAATTGAGTGA
- a CDS encoding DUF5677 domain-containing protein → MMFWKSPEAINEEQLKSTKDMIDKWLILIDKIRENLLQNSTILENNKDYANQRHIILSELSMAQFFTFSSISTLISNAHYSDAFTLLRVLYEGHLHLWNLWNCDDEEFQKYLALVVMHEWGVANEVLSIKDTILKEEYYSNERLKTLKHRYDEARLLFNCREGKIPKNYTTKTILKLAQEVDESEGGKPFRQLMHSRLYSSGSEYVHRSFYGLREGYAVVEHNGKHVLFPNPRRGIETCWWATSIELDTVIWQSTFLGVEDVTKIMKELRNEVRELAKEWLL, encoded by the coding sequence ATGATGTTCTGGAAATCCCCGGAAGCAATAAATGAAGAGCAATTAAAATCGACAAAAGATATGATAGATAAGTGGCTAATATTAATTGATAAGATTAGGGAGAATCTTCTTCAAAACTCTACTATTCTTGAAAACAATAAAGACTATGCAAATCAAAGACATATAATATTGTCAGAGTTAAGTATGGCCCAATTCTTCACTTTCAGTTCAATATCAACATTAATTTCGAATGCACATTATTCGGATGCATTCACATTGTTAAGAGTATTATACGAAGGACATTTACATTTATGGAATTTATGGAATTGTGATGATGAAGAGTTTCAAAAATACTTAGCGTTAGTAGTAATGCATGAATGGGGAGTAGCCAATGAAGTTCTATCTATAAAAGATACTATACTTAAAGAAGAATACTACAGTAACGAGAGGTTAAAAACCTTAAAACACCGTTATGATGAGGCAAGACTGTTATTCAATTGCAGGGAAGGCAAGATCCCAAAGAACTATACAACCAAGACGATATTAAAGCTAGCTCAAGAAGTTGATGAATCAGAAGGTGGTAAACCTTTTAGGCAATTAATGCATAGCAGGTTATACTCGTCTGGGTCGGAATATGTGCATCGCAGTTTCTATGGATTGCGAGAAGGATATGCAGTAGTAGAACACAATGGAAAACATGTATTGTTTCCAAATCCGCGTAGAGGGATAGAGACTTGTTGGTGGGCGACCTCCATAGAATTAGATACAGTAATATGGCAATCGACTTTTTTGGGAGTAGAGGATGTTACTAAGATAATGAAAGAACTTAGAAATGAAGTAAGAGAATTAGCTAAAGAATGGTTGTTGTGA
- a CDS encoding GNAT family N-acetyltransferase, translated as MDVVNTETLGETARAKPKGANMELKLVPVKPENKDTLTNLYQFYEYDFSKYTNREVNRNGKYEINLDFYWEGDERWNPFFIEVEGSIVGFLVVLFENMDVDPDPTHIIYDFMILQKYRRAGIGRKAAIIAFNMYKANWLVSQMEENITAISFWRSVINEFKKGNYTERYKEERKKYIQEFTTKI; from the coding sequence ATGGACGTCGTGAACACGGAAACGTTAGGCGAAACCGCAAGAGCGAAACCAAAAGGAGCCAATATGGAACTAAAACTTGTTCCGGTTAAGCCGGAGAATAAAGACACATTAACTAATCTGTATCAATTTTATGAATATGATTTTAGTAAATACACAAATCGAGAAGTAAATAGGAATGGGAAGTATGAAATTAACTTAGATTTTTATTGGGAAGGTGACGAAAGGTGGAACCCTTTCTTTATTGAAGTGGAAGGTTCAATCGTAGGTTTTTTGGTAGTTCTATTTGAGAATATGGATGTTGATCCTGATCCAACACATATAATCTACGATTTTATGATTTTACAGAAGTATAGAAGAGCAGGTATAGGTCGTAAAGCAGCAATAATAGCATTTAACATGTATAAGGCGAATTGGTTAGTTTCGCAGATGGAAGAAAATATTACGGCAATATCCTTTTGGAGAAGCGTAATAAATGAATTTAAAAAAGGCAATTACACTGAAAGATATAAAGAAGAACGAAAGAAATATATTCAAGAGTTCACTACAAAGATCTAA
- a CDS encoding GNAT family N-acetyltransferase, whose product MGVLLKDIDKTNWTKCIFLTTDPDNNHYLLEKFVASNAVSIAQSKIERGWITKAIYDGDTIVGFAMYGYSEENDFFEICRLMIDHKFQRQGFGKRR is encoded by the coding sequence GTGGGAGTTTTATTAAAGGACATTGATAAAACAAATTGGACAAAATGCATTTTTCTAACGACTGATCCTGATAACAATCATTATCTTTTAGAGAAGTTTGTAGCTTCAAATGCTGTTTCAATTGCACAATCAAAGATAGAGCGAGGATGGATAACCAAAGCCATTTATGATGGGGATACCATTGTAGGATTTGCAATGTATGGATATTCAGAAGAAAATGATTTTTTTGAAATATGTCGTTTAATGATTGATCATAAATTTCAGCGTCAAGGGTTTGGTAAAAGGCGTTAA
- a CDS encoding HNH endonuclease — protein MNSKTKLALMQRKIDSKLAEQLIARGFTLGKLKQQSSDELRGLGLMKESIDIIQNESRPPIPEDTVRKLLFESNYTCCLCKDSSKSIIIHHINPWESSRSHDINNLVVLCLQHHDEAHTKHELSINLTPGRIRDAKKRWLESVQEKGINNALKVSNTDGAFYDYFNLNRIFELAESLGFDKKSCRYFPIALEYGFINELGLIKPIKSWSDKDIEEKRYWIDFFEGTYLYHYMKDIFSLVVQKSNFIYINEIWSRSKIVALIKPGDFILVQGLFSFQPLTKKQIGMSQLKKGYRKAKGIKIEFEIDLFYCNSESSRSHLSGRNVKTLYAVVRSIKVEGKFLVITCTALASGTGFNRLDDPYLLYPNMRLHDDEEYDDVELNDEDEHEGQII, from the coding sequence ATGAATTCTAAAACCAAACTTGCACTTATGCAACGGAAAATTGATTCAAAGCTTGCTGAACAGCTTATTGCTCGCGGTTTTACACTTGGAAAATTGAAACAACAAAGTAGCGATGAATTAAGAGGTCTGGGATTAATGAAGGAATCAATCGATATAATTCAAAATGAATCCAGGCCTCCTATACCGGAAGATACGGTTCGAAAGCTTCTGTTTGAATCAAATTATACTTGTTGTTTATGTAAGGATAGTAGTAAATCCATCATCATTCATCACATTAATCCATGGGAGTCATCCAGGTCCCATGATATCAATAATCTAGTAGTATTGTGCTTACAACATCATGATGAAGCACATACTAAGCATGAGTTGTCTATAAATTTAACACCTGGTCGAATTCGAGATGCAAAAAAGAGATGGCTTGAAAGTGTACAAGAAAAGGGAATAAATAATGCATTAAAAGTAAGTAATACAGATGGTGCTTTCTATGACTACTTTAATTTAAACAGAATATTTGAGTTGGCAGAAAGCTTGGGATTTGATAAAAAAAGTTGCAGGTACTTTCCTATTGCATTAGAGTACGGGTTTATTAACGAACTTGGACTAATAAAACCCATAAAAAGTTGGTCAGACAAAGATATTGAAGAAAAAAGATACTGGATAGATTTTTTTGAAGGGACATATTTATATCATTATATGAAAGACATTTTTTCTCTTGTTGTACAAAAAAGTAATTTTATATACATCAATGAAATTTGGAGTAGATCTAAAATAGTTGCTCTTATAAAACCAGGTGATTTTATTTTAGTGCAAGGTTTATTTTCATTCCAACCACTAACCAAAAAACAAATTGGTATGAGTCAACTGAAAAAAGGATACCGTAAAGCGAAAGGGATTAAAATTGAATTTGAAATAGACTTGTTTTACTGCAATAGTGAGAGTTCAAGAAGCCATCTGTCAGGTAGAAATGTAAAAACTTTATATGCTGTAGTTAGATCAATTAAAGTTGAAGGAAAGTTCTTGGTTATTACTTGTACAGCACTAGCTAGTGGAACAGGTTTTAACAGACTAGATGATCCATACCTATTATATCCTAATATGAGATTGCATGACGATGAAGAATATGATGATGTAGAACTTAATGACGAAGATGAGCATGAGGGCCAAATTATATGA
- a CDS encoding HNH endonuclease — protein MNNTKSWLEEIIEALNELGGEGTLLDIYTQIEDRKQMELTKAWKNTVRRTIYDNTKDSVGRRDVFYSVEGKGNGIWGLKDFEANKENIEITEDDTGFPEGKKKLRLHLSRERRPAVVREAKKIFKEKNGGNLFCEICGFNFSSVYGELGEDFIEGHHVIPVSELNEDHKTKVEDIAMVCSNCHRMLHRRRPWLTKDKLRDLIKHLAFQEVKEHHIT, from the coding sequence ATGAATAACACTAAATCGTGGCTGGAAGAGATAATAGAGGCATTAAATGAGCTTGGTGGTGAAGGGACATTACTAGATATTTATACTCAGATTGAGGATCGGAAGCAAATGGAGTTAACAAAGGCTTGGAAAAATACTGTAAGAAGAACTATTTATGATAATACGAAAGATAGTGTAGGGAGACGAGATGTTTTTTATTCTGTTGAAGGTAAAGGTAATGGCATATGGGGGTTAAAGGATTTTGAAGCTAACAAAGAAAATATTGAAATAACTGAAGATGATACCGGATTTCCTGAGGGCAAGAAAAAATTAAGGTTGCATTTAAGTAGAGAGAGACGACCAGCGGTCGTAAGAGAGGCGAAAAAAATATTTAAAGAGAAAAACGGTGGTAATTTGTTTTGTGAGATATGCGGTTTTAATTTTTCTTCTGTATACGGTGAGCTAGGAGAGGACTTTATCGAAGGTCACCATGTAATTCCAGTATCCGAGTTGAATGAAGATCATAAAACCAAGGTAGAAGATATCGCAATGGTTTGTTCAAACTGCCATAGAATGCTGCACAGAAGAAGACCTTGGTTAACTAAAGATAAATTGAGAGATCTAATAAAACATTTAGCATTTCAGGAAGTCAAGGAGCATCACATAACATAA
- a CDS encoding toll/interleukin-1 receptor domain-containing protein — protein MTSRLSKDYVWECDYGVRKPVISVLQNLMTEQDSSSLQMISIFTNSNPFCLEFFVVIGYDDPLEGHINTMKELMLSAGLRYRSDITMSELFTEMGNRRFNSINLMDGIPIESQISHLFAFPEKEELENIGYKFSTALGNQLPVFLSHASKDKSEIEDLIPYINGAGLPVWFDKINIDYGESITKAIQRGIKKSAAVIFWITNDFLNSNWCDTELTNFLNRYSSKKDVLIISVVNHDVSPDKLELFLTDLKYFVRESDMHIEKIANEIVPTLKRYIGNIK, from the coding sequence ATGACAAGTAGATTAAGTAAGGATTATGTTTGGGAATGTGATTACGGTGTTAGAAAACCAGTCATTTCAGTCCTACAAAACCTCATGACAGAGCAAGATTCATCGTCACTACAGATGATTAGTATATTTACAAATTCAAATCCCTTTTGTTTAGAATTTTTCGTTGTAATTGGTTATGACGATCCACTTGAAGGCCATATCAATACTATGAAAGAATTAATGTTAAGTGCTGGACTTCGTTATAGATCAGATATCACAATGAGTGAATTGTTTACTGAAATGGGTAACAGAAGATTTAATAGCATTAACTTAATGGACGGAATTCCAATTGAATCTCAAATATCTCATTTATTTGCATTTCCGGAGAAAGAAGAACTTGAAAATATAGGTTACAAATTTAGTACTGCTTTAGGAAATCAATTACCTGTATTTTTAAGTCATGCATCTAAGGATAAATCAGAAATTGAAGATTTAATTCCCTATATAAATGGAGCCGGATTACCCGTATGGTTTGATAAAATTAACATTGATTATGGAGAATCTATTACTAAAGCCATTCAAAGAGGAATTAAAAAATCAGCAGCAGTTATCTTTTGGATAACAAATGATTTTCTAAATTCTAATTGGTGTGATACTGAATTAACTAATTTCCTTAACAGATATTCTTCAAAAAAAGATGTACTTATTATATCAGTTGTAAATCATGATGTTTCTCCCGATAAACTAGAATTGTTCTTAACTGACCTTAAGTATTTTGTCCGAGAGAGTGACATGCACATTGAAAAAATAGCAAATGAAATTGTTCCTACTTTAAAACGCTACATTGGGAATATTAAATAA
- a CDS encoding restriction endonuclease: MPILNFKEIPQANVSDGNQDMFEQFARDFFLMLGFEIETGPDRGQDGGRDLIIIEKRTGIAGVSTIKWLVSCKHKAHSGRSVTDNDEQDVIDRLTAHDCNGFIGFYSSVPSAPLARKLEAYKNRYEILIFDNERIEQSLLVGEDGRFLCRRYFPNSFYIWETTAFRPTVLLSQYEPLRCKKCGRDLLEEEVINNEQGIVVFVEKYNKDNLDTEEIVDIYWTCKGECDREIENIYLSKGFNTKWEDISDIAIPVKYLQWNLAVLNRLEEGMDNYSRQAYDNLKHFIIRVSQLVLKEQTDKQRERFKMLQEIPEYF; this comes from the coding sequence ATGCCAATTCTAAATTTTAAAGAAATACCTCAAGCTAATGTATCAGACGGTAATCAAGACATGTTTGAGCAATTTGCACGAGATTTTTTTCTTATGCTCGGATTTGAAATTGAAACGGGACCTGATCGTGGGCAAGATGGAGGGCGTGATCTAATAATTATAGAAAAAAGAACCGGTATTGCTGGCGTTTCCACTATAAAATGGTTGGTTAGTTGTAAACATAAAGCTCACTCTGGTCGCTCTGTGACTGATAATGACGAACAAGATGTAATTGATAGATTAACGGCGCATGATTGCAATGGTTTTATTGGATTTTATTCATCTGTACCGAGTGCACCCTTGGCTAGGAAATTAGAAGCTTATAAAAATCGTTACGAGATACTAATATTTGATAACGAAAGAATAGAACAATCCCTTCTTGTTGGTGAAGATGGAAGATTCCTTTGCAGGAGATACTTTCCTAATTCTTTTTACATATGGGAAACCACTGCATTTCGACCGACAGTGTTACTTTCTCAATATGAGCCTTTACGCTGTAAGAAGTGTGGACGTGACTTATTAGAAGAAGAGGTAATCAATAACGAGCAGGGCATTGTGGTTTTTGTTGAGAAGTACAATAAGGACAACTTGGATACTGAAGAGATTGTAGATATTTACTGGACCTGTAAAGGAGAGTGTGATCGTGAAATTGAAAATATTTATTTAAGTAAAGGCTTCAATACTAAATGGGAGGACATTTCTGATATTGCTATCCCTGTTAAGTATCTGCAATGGAATTTAGCAGTATTAAATAGATTAGAAGAAGGAATGGATAACTATAGTCGCCAGGCATACGATAATCTTAAACACTTTATCATCCGGGTTTCACAATTAGTATTAAAAGAACAAACCGATAAGCAACGCGAAAGATTCAAGATGCTTCAAGAGATTCCAGAGTATTTCTAA
- a CDS encoding helix-turn-helix domain-containing protein — MISYKPFQKLLIDREIKKQDLLKMTGISSATMAKLNTNEYVSLEVIDKLCAALGCQPGDLLEHIAEQMTD; from the coding sequence ATGATTAGTTATAAACCTTTTCAAAAATTATTGATCGACAGGGAGATTAAGAAGCAGGATTTATTGAAAATGACAGGTATTTCGTCTGCTACAATGGCGAAACTCAATACGAACGAATATGTATCATTAGAAGTGATTGATAAATTATGTGCGGCTTTAGGTTGTCAGCCAGGAGATTTATTAGAACATATAGCAGAACAAATGACAGATTAG
- a CDS encoding DinB family protein has product MDQIKYPIGQFQPINNLSNDEIINLIKQIPELIKRLNTLLIGLEQYQLETPYRPNGWTVRQVIHHLADNDMNAYLRFKRGLTENNPLANTYREDLWEN; this is encoded by the coding sequence ATGGATCAAATCAAATATCCGATTGGTCAATTTCAACCCATAAACAATCTTTCAAATGATGAAATAATAAATCTTATTAAACAAATTCCTGAATTAATTAAGCGATTAAATACATTGCTGATTGGTCTTGAACAATACCAATTGGAGACTCCGTATCGGCCGAATGGTTGGACAGTAAGGCAGGTCATACATCACTTAGCTGATAATGATATGAATGCGTACCTGAGATTTAAAAGAGGATTAACTGAAAATAATCCATTAGCAAATACATATAGAGAAGATCTGTGGGAGAATTAA